A stretch of the Crocinitomicaceae bacterium genome encodes the following:
- the ppk1 gene encoding polyphosphate kinase 1, whose translation MQLFNRELSWLSFNERVLQESFDQANPLIERVRFLGIYSNNMDEFFRVRVASVIRLVELKQKKVEGFNGGPEALLKEIKKRVLEQQHLFEISYQKLLQELKNAGILIAREEDINDHEKHFIADYFAETIRPAIVPVMLSSKRPLPQLQDKVSYLAVKMISFDKSKIKYALIAIPKNISRFVIVPDQPEGKHKLILIDDVIRLHLKEIFSIFYFDDIAAYTFKITRDAELDVDDDISKSFIEKMRESVYNRKEGEAVRFVYDSAMPIDLLRYLMHALELTAGENIIPGGRYHNFKDFLNFPDFERKDLIYEKRKPVDHPSLAGTEKSLIKEVLKKDIMLCYPFQTFKHVIDILREAAIDPKVISIKINLYRVAPESQIINALISAAQNGKKVTAIVELKARFDEVNNIRWSNVLEENGVSVLFGVPNLKVHSKLFLIKRKTGEKIEMIAHIGSGNFHEKTAKIYTDCSLLTASNEITKEVDKIFKLLKNNLERSIFKTLIVSPFNLRRKIVALIDEEIENAQKGKPAYIKLKLNNLIDAPAIKKLYEASQAGVKVECIIRGICGVIPGIKDVSENIQVRSIIGRYLEHSRILIFANGGKPKYFISSADWMERNIDKRIEVTCPILDQDIQRELDFIFDTCMRDNQKTRWLDSGQKNKKIKNTEPDFSAQDELYAYFKNKTN comes from the coding sequence ATGCAGCTTTTTAACCGGGAACTCAGTTGGCTTTCATTCAATGAACGAGTATTGCAAGAATCATTTGATCAGGCTAATCCCCTGATTGAACGAGTTCGTTTTCTGGGCATATACTCTAACAACATGGATGAATTTTTCAGAGTGCGTGTGGCATCGGTTATTCGTCTGGTAGAACTCAAACAAAAAAAAGTTGAAGGTTTCAATGGCGGACCAGAAGCGCTTCTAAAGGAAATTAAAAAAAGAGTACTTGAGCAGCAACACCTTTTTGAAATATCCTATCAAAAATTATTGCAAGAATTAAAAAATGCAGGCATCCTAATTGCTCGAGAAGAAGACATAAATGATCATGAAAAACATTTCATTGCGGATTATTTTGCTGAAACTATTAGACCGGCAATTGTTCCTGTCATGCTTTCGTCAAAAAGACCTCTTCCACAATTGCAGGATAAGGTCAGTTACCTGGCGGTTAAAATGATTTCATTTGACAAATCAAAAATCAAATATGCACTCATAGCTATTCCCAAAAATATTTCACGATTTGTCATAGTGCCTGATCAGCCTGAAGGTAAACATAAACTTATTCTCATTGATGATGTGATTCGTTTACACTTAAAAGAAATTTTTTCAATATTCTATTTTGATGACATTGCCGCATACACTTTTAAAATTACACGTGATGCTGAACTGGATGTTGATGATGATATTTCAAAAAGTTTTATTGAAAAAATGCGTGAATCTGTTTATAACAGAAAAGAAGGTGAAGCCGTAAGATTCGTTTATGATTCGGCCATGCCAATTGATTTGCTCAGATACTTGATGCATGCACTTGAGCTCACTGCCGGAGAAAACATTATACCCGGAGGACGCTATCATAACTTCAAAGACTTTCTGAATTTTCCTGATTTTGAACGAAAAGATTTGATCTATGAAAAACGCAAGCCGGTTGATCATCCTTCTCTTGCAGGCACAGAAAAATCATTAATAAAGGAGGTGTTGAAAAAAGATATCATGCTTTGCTATCCTTTTCAAACATTCAAACATGTGATTGATATTTTACGTGAGGCAGCCATTGATCCAAAAGTTATCTCAATCAAAATAAATTTATATCGCGTAGCACCTGAATCACAAATTATCAACGCATTAATTTCTGCGGCTCAGAACGGAAAAAAAGTTACCGCCATAGTTGAGTTAAAAGCTCGCTTTGATGAGGTAAATAATATTCGCTGGTCAAATGTACTTGAAGAGAACGGAGTATCTGTTTTGTTTGGAGTGCCTAACCTGAAAGTACACTCAAAACTATTTCTAATCAAGAGAAAAACTGGTGAAAAAATTGAAATGATAGCACATATCGGCTCTGGCAACTTTCACGAAAAAACCGCCAAAATTTATACTGACTGCTCACTCTTAACCGCAAGTAATGAAATTACAAAAGAGGTGGATAAGATATTTAAATTGCTAAAAAATAATCTTGAAAGAAGTATTTTTAAAACACTCATTGTATCACCATTCAATCTGCGTAGAAAAATAGTTGCATTGATAGATGAAGAAATTGAAAATGCACAAAAAGGAAAACCTGCATACATCAAACTAAAATTAAACAACCTGATTGATGCCCCGGCTATAAAAAAATTGTATGAAGCTTCACAGGCCGGTGTAAAAGTTGAATGCATTATTAGAGGGATTTGCGGTGTTATACCAGGAATCAAAGATGTGAGTGAAAACATTCAGGTGAGAAGCATTATTGGAAGATATCTTGAGCACTCGCGCATTCTCATTTTTGCTAATGGAGGCAAACCAAAATATTTTATTTCTTCTGCAGATTGGATGGAGCGCAATATTGATAAAAGAATTGAAGTTACTTGTCCCATTTTAGATCAAGATATTCAACGTGAATTGGATTTTATTTTTGATACTTGCATGAGAGATAATCAAAAAACCAGATGGCTGGATTCAGGTCAGAAAAATAAAAAAATAAAAAATACTGAACCTGATTTTAGCGCACAAGACGAACTGTACGCATACTTTAAAAATAAAACTAACTAA
- a CDS encoding GatB/YqeY domain-containing protein produces the protein MSLTERINNDIKEAMKAREKEKLEALRDIKSKLLLEATSGSGTVTEESENKIVLKLHKQRLETYEIYTQQGRQDLADAEMFQAKIIEAYLPNMMSEEEVRKVVREKIAAVGASGPQDMGKVMGPVMGQLNGKADGKVISEIVKQELSSK, from the coding sequence ATGAGCCTTACTGAAAGAATCAACAATGACATCAAAGAAGCAATGAAAGCCCGTGAGAAAGAAAAATTGGAGGCATTGCGAGATATCAAATCTAAATTATTGCTTGAGGCAACAAGCGGTTCAGGTACTGTTACTGAAGAGTCTGAAAATAAAATTGTATTAAAATTACACAAGCAACGCCTTGAAACATACGAAATATATACCCAGCAAGGTAGACAGGATCTGGCTGATGCTGAAATGTTTCAGGCAAAAATTATTGAAGCCTATTTGCCAAACATGATGAGTGAAGAGGAAGTGAGAAAAGTGGTGCGTGAAAAAATTGCAGCAGTTGGTGCCAGCGGTCCACAGGACATGGGTAAAGTTATGGGTCCGGTGATGGGACAACTCAATGGAAAAGCTGATGGTAAGGTGATTTCTGAAATTGTTAAACAGGAACTTAGCAGCAAATAA
- a CDS encoding alpha/beta fold hydrolase produces the protein MKLHYRTIGSGKPLFILHGLFGSSDNWQTLGKRFAEHYKVYFVDQRNHGHSLHTHEFNYDLMVQDFHELIQDLEEKNVNIIGHSMGGKTAIAFAAKYPQMVDKMVIGDISHKAYPMHHDTILEGLNAIDLKKIKSRSEADALLNEYIPQAGVRQFLLKNLYWIEPGVSLGWRINLPVLTREIPKILLEITFDQIEIPTLFIRGELSNYITEADFEEIHLKFPNSSIHTIPNSGHWIHAEAPEEFYNLVRNFIG, from the coding sequence ATGAAACTTCACTACCGCACCATTGGCTCAGGAAAACCACTTTTTATTTTGCATGGTCTTTTCGGCTCATCCGATAACTGGCAAACTTTGGGGAAAAGATTTGCTGAACATTACAAAGTGTATTTTGTTGATCAGAGAAATCACGGACATAGTTTGCACACCCATGAATTCAATTATGATTTAATGGTACAAGATTTCCATGAACTCATTCAAGATCTGGAAGAAAAAAATGTAAATATTATTGGGCATTCCATGGGTGGAAAAACCGCCATTGCATTTGCAGCAAAGTATCCGCAAATGGTAGATAAAATGGTTATTGGAGATATTTCACACAAAGCATACCCCATGCATCACGACACTATTCTTGAGGGTTTAAATGCCATTGATCTGAAAAAAATTAAATCAAGATCTGAGGCTGACGCTTTGTTGAATGAATACATTCCTCAAGCAGGAGTAAGACAATTTCTTCTCAAAAATCTATATTGGATTGAACCGGGCGTTTCACTGGGTTGGCGTATAAATCTTCCGGTATTAACGCGTGAAATTCCTAAGATTCTACTTGAGATTACATTTGATCAAATTGAAATTCCCACTTTGTTTATTCGGGGTGAACTATCAAATTACATTACTGAAGCAGACTTTGAGGAAATTCATTTAAAATTTCCAAACAGTTCAATACATACTATCCCCAATTCAGGCCACTGGATTCACGCAGAAGCACCTGAAGAATTTTACAATTTAGTTCGAAACTTTATTGGTTAA
- a CDS encoding DUF1573 domain-containing protein has product MIARVLISLSFILVICNTRVQAQSFQQLMEFADQKSIEGDYYYAIQYYERAMQIDSNSVELLWKYAEALRKYKDYPKAEYYYAKVYKKEEARIYPMSIYWLATMQQMNGKYSLSLEHWKEAKKVYKKDREGYLYLKSQQQIKSCLWASKAVRDTSDYNLSHLPEPVNSKDSEFAPRFHQNKMYFTSLKADSINFSEEVYTADYSLQIYTVDQQDSMFNNLTRVSDVYIQGLHSANGTFSPDGKRFYFSRCNGDYECKIFVGKVEGDKITDIDSLGEIINEPGYISTMPHSTLINGEEVLFFCSTIKHNYGGLDIWYTIVKNGNQYSLPKNLGPTINTMDDDITPFYDTTTNRLYFSSSWHEGFGGQDIFYAENPNLDMQFSTPTNLGIPVNSAQNDTYLAVHPTTGKFYFSSNRVGVNFAKNPTCCNDIFIAALPEVIIPQGRFESLEDLNKKLPVVLYFHNDEPNPRSRDTVTGLNYMTTYREYIKLKPTYHKEYSAGLSGDDAEEAKEDIDDFFTQYVEQGVLDLQEFTRLLLIELNKGYDIEVTIKGFASPLAKTDYNVSLTKRRISSLVNYLREYGTGEFIPYLDGTASNGGSLTFVQIPFGEYTADILISDNVNDQKNSVYSRKAALERKIEIQSVSLVKKDSSYAEMKFLKEIHDFGASTKGQILSWEFTFTNTGDMDLIIDSLESDCPCFTYEMDKKILKPGESATIKVSLNTTTQSGLTVRRIKIYSNVKNKVKEISVTTEVK; this is encoded by the coding sequence ATGATTGCACGCGTTCTAATTTCTCTCTCATTTATTCTTGTCATCTGCAACACTCGGGTACAAGCACAATCATTTCAGCAATTAATGGAATTTGCTGATCAAAAATCTATTGAAGGTGATTACTACTATGCCATTCAATATTATGAACGTGCAATGCAAATTGATTCAAATTCAGTAGAACTATTATGGAAATATGCTGAAGCTTTAAGAAAATATAAAGACTATCCCAAGGCAGAATATTATTACGCAAAAGTTTATAAAAAAGAAGAAGCCCGCATTTACCCCATGAGTATTTACTGGCTGGCAACCATGCAACAAATGAATGGAAAATATTCACTCTCATTGGAACATTGGAAAGAAGCAAAAAAAGTGTATAAAAAAGATCGGGAAGGATATTTGTATTTAAAATCTCAGCAACAAATAAAAAGTTGTCTCTGGGCATCCAAAGCTGTGCGTGACACTTCAGATTATAATTTGTCTCATTTACCTGAACCGGTCAATTCCAAAGATTCAGAATTTGCTCCACGATTTCATCAAAACAAAATGTATTTCACTTCACTGAAAGCAGATTCAATAAATTTTTCAGAAGAAGTTTATACAGCAGATTATTCGTTGCAGATTTATACCGTTGATCAGCAAGACAGCATGTTTAACAACCTCACCCGGGTGAGTGACGTTTATATACAAGGTTTGCATTCAGCCAACGGCACATTCAGTCCTGATGGAAAACGATTTTATTTTTCACGTTGCAACGGTGATTATGAATGTAAAATTTTTGTTGGTAAAGTAGAAGGTGATAAAATTACTGACATTGATAGTTTGGGAGAAATCATTAATGAGCCCGGTTATATTTCAACCATGCCTCACAGCACACTTATCAATGGAGAAGAAGTGCTGTTTTTCTGCTCTACCATCAAACATAATTATGGCGGTTTGGATATTTGGTATACCATTGTAAAAAACGGCAATCAATATTCATTACCAAAAAATTTAGGCCCAACCATCAACACCATGGACGATGACATCACCCCATTTTATGATACCACAACAAATCGTTTGTATTTTTCATCATCTTGGCATGAGGGGTTTGGTGGACAAGATATTTTTTATGCAGAAAATCCAAATCTGGATATGCAGTTCAGCACACCGACTAATCTGGGAATTCCGGTTAACTCTGCACAAAATGATACGTATTTAGCAGTTCATCCAACAACCGGAAAATTTTATTTTTCAAGCAACCGGGTGGGTGTCAACTTTGCAAAAAATCCAACTTGTTGTAATGATATTTTCATTGCTGCTTTACCTGAAGTAATTATTCCGCAAGGCAGATTTGAATCACTTGAAGATTTGAATAAAAAACTACCCGTGGTATTATATTTTCACAATGACGAACCAAATCCACGCAGCCGTGATACTGTTACCGGATTGAATTACATGACAACCTATCGTGAATACATTAAACTGAAACCAACTTATCACAAAGAATATTCAGCAGGCTTATCGGGTGATGATGCTGAAGAAGCCAAAGAAGATATTGATGATTTTTTTACACAATATGTTGAGCAGGGAGTATTGGATTTGCAAGAATTTACGCGTCTTCTTTTAATTGAACTCAACAAAGGATATGATATTGAAGTTACCATCAAAGGATTTGCATCTCCGTTAGCAAAAACAGATTATAATGTAAGTCTCACCAAGAGACGAATTTCAAGTTTAGTAAACTATCTGCGTGAATACGGCACAGGCGAATTTATACCGTACTTAGATGGCACAGCATCTAACGGAGGTAGCCTAACGTTTGTACAAATTCCGTTTGGAGAATACACGGCAGATATTTTAATCAGCGATAACGTAAACGATCAAAAAAATTCAGTTTACAGCAGAAAAGCAGCACTTGAAAGAAAAATTGAAATTCAAAGTGTGAGTTTGGTGAAAAAAGATTCAAGCTATGCCGAGATGAAATTTCTGAAGGAGATTCATGATTTTGGAGCTTCAACCAAGGGTCAGATACTAAGCTGGGAATTCACCTTCACCAATACCGGCGACATGGATTTGATCATAGACAGCCTTGAATCAGATTGTCCATGTTTCACTTACGAGATGGATAAAAAAATTCTCAAACCCGGAGAAAGCGCAACCATAAAAGTAAGCCTGAACACCACTACTCAATCAGGGTTAACCGTGCGAAGAATAAAAATCTATTCAAACGTCAAAAATAAGGTGAAAGAAATATCCGTAACAACAGAGGTAAAGTGA
- a CDS encoding PorP/SprF family type IX secretion system membrane protein, whose protein sequence is MKNFLVIAFVFVALSSLGQDIHFSQFYMNPVFLNPALSGDFDGSMRFAGNQRSQWRSVSRPYNTIGISAESREEFIMPSMYHAVNIFHDAAGDGNYRTVEFNLSTAYRFYLDKDSIHTITPGVQLGVNHRSIDFSKLNFDSQFNGYYYDPGLPTLENFGSSKRTGFNLNLGLMYAWRPEHRKEIVAGFGLFNIPQMKQSLYGDDLIKRDRRFIFHANATYKLNFEWDIQPGIFMQFQGDYKEIIFGSNARYIIKDKQGEFIAPYGGIWFRNRDAAYMVVGMYYNDWTAGISYDFNVSKLVPASNVRGGLEISVQYVLHLFKPKDIKHRICPDYL, encoded by the coding sequence ATGAAAAATTTCTTGGTCATAGCATTTGTTTTTGTTGCGCTTTCATCATTAGGGCAAGACATTCACTTTTCACAGTTTTACATGAATCCGGTATTTTTGAATCCGGCATTGAGTGGTGATTTTGACGGCAGCATGCGGTTTGCAGGGAATCAACGCAGCCAGTGGAGATCAGTGTCAAGGCCATACAACACGATTGGTATTTCAGCTGAAAGTCGTGAAGAATTTATTATGCCATCCATGTATCATGCGGTAAATATTTTTCATGATGCAGCAGGTGATGGAAATTATCGCACAGTTGAATTTAATCTATCAACCGCTTATCGTTTTTACCTTGACAAAGATTCAATACATACCATTACACCCGGAGTTCAACTTGGGGTAAATCATCGGTCTATAGATTTTTCAAAACTCAATTTTGACAGTCAATTCAATGGGTATTATTATGATCCGGGCTTGCCTACTCTTGAAAATTTTGGATCTTCAAAACGCACCGGCTTTAATTTGAATCTTGGATTAATGTATGCATGGCGACCTGAACATCGCAAAGAAATTGTTGCCGGATTTGGTCTCTTTAATATACCACAAATGAAACAAAGTTTGTACGGTGATGATCTTATAAAACGTGATCGTCGTTTTATTTTTCATGCTAACGCAACCTATAAATTAAATTTTGAGTGGGACATTCAGCCGGGAATATTTATGCAGTTTCAAGGAGATTATAAAGAAATTATTTTTGGTTCTAACGCTCGTTATATTATCAAAGACAAACAAGGCGAGTTTATTGCTCCGTACGGTGGAATCTGGTTCAGAAACAGAGATGCGGCATACATGGTAGTTGGTATGTATTACAATGACTGGACAGCCGGAATCAGTTATGATTTCAATGTTTCAAAACTTGTACCGGCAAGTAATGTACGAGGCGGTCTTGAAATATCTGTGCAGTATGTTTTGCATTTGTTTAAACCTAAAGATATCAAACACCGCATTTGTCCTGACTATTTATAA
- a CDS encoding gliding motility-associated C-terminal domain-containing protein: protein MSFTSERMDNYANYYYLSVMQNLKSILCAMLTCFTVLAFAQETDHPPGTYNFLENGGQWPSHVHYRATIPGGHIWLEKYGILYHFNNYYTAHHEGLEKTDKHEQPILEDYIYARFLNSNLDHTTKHDHPTKEYYNFFIGNDKTKWVSNIHGYNEIEYQNLYENIDLKFYEQGGQLKYEFTVHPGGNHNEIVVQYFGTEKITKSKSGNIIIESSLGQIIEQKPYVYQIKNGKIIEIDGEFKIEDDKMSFELGDYDQSLDLIIDPVLIFATYSGSPSDNFGMTATYSYSAEAYSGGTVFGNAYPAPFASAFDINANFPWAIDPFFGSAGSLSYGITDVFLSKYSTDGTTMIWTNFLGGGDEFAGTETVHSLICDTANNVYLYGATSSTDFPIMNGFQPTHSGGTAGSNYYYNGVYYGNQGTDIFVSKISSDGTALLGSTYIGGTGNDGINYRIGGGTYNSVASYDSLTSNYGDQFRGEIMLDSNNNVLIASSTRSIDFPVLNSFQSANAGQQDGVLFKISNDFNTLLWSTYFGGSQNDACYSVKIDSSYNILIAGGTSSTNIPGTAGGLNPAYLGGKTDGFVAKITPDGTTLVQSTYIGTNVYDQTIFVEIDRWDNVYIVGNTNGSMPIINAVFSNPNSGQFIMKIQPDLTSVIYSTVFGSGSGDPDISPAAFLVDVCGNVYVSGWGEHLVQFFPPGDSLKNMPVTADAFQQYPQDGFDFYLFVLERDAQSMLYGSYLGDANAHEHVDGGTSRFDKYGVVYQSVCGGCGGSSTFPTTAGAWSNANLSPNCNNIVFKFDFEIVPIADFEISQLEGCAPLTLDLDNESNDTLNSVWSFPPEAIVLSGGANPQILFTDPGTYNIYLSITDTICNLTDTALKVVTVYNALQLSIPDDTIICSSSTFDLVANSYGTASGFIWDDDPDFSSPLASGMDSVITVSPGTETTYYVTATNGWPLCNIIDSVQVFFVEGAVDVMDDTTICIGTNAFLHAENLVPSVNMTFNWSPDSALASESGNTAVADPTVSMYYYVTATTDLGCTYTDSVFVNVINLNSSMLNATATPDTIPEGGTSTLLVTPGGYAYLWFPPTGLSNPTGQTTTATVDQTTTYEVTVFEGTCQAKTTVTIYTREYVCGDVYIFVPNAFSPNADNVNDKLYVRGENILEMEFKIFNRWGELVFETTDQSVGWDGTFKGELVDPDVYVYHLKVICFDQQENLIKGNITLMR from the coding sequence ATGTCTTTTACGTCTGAGAGAATGGACAATTATGCTAATTATTATTACCTTTCCGTGATGCAAAACCTGAAATCCATACTGTGCGCAATGCTAACCTGCTTCACCGTGTTGGCGTTTGCCCAAGAGACTGACCATCCTCCGGGGACTTACAATTTTCTTGAAAACGGCGGACAATGGCCGAGCCATGTGCATTATAGAGCCACAATACCTGGTGGACATATATGGCTTGAAAAGTATGGCATACTGTATCATTTCAATAACTATTATACTGCCCACCATGAAGGATTGGAAAAAACTGACAAGCACGAACAGCCAATACTAGAGGATTATATTTACGCAAGATTTTTAAATTCAAACCTGGATCACACCACTAAACATGATCATCCAACTAAGGAGTACTACAACTTTTTTATTGGCAATGATAAAACCAAGTGGGTCTCCAATATTCATGGTTATAATGAAATTGAATATCAAAATTTGTATGAGAATATAGACTTGAAATTCTATGAACAAGGTGGACAGCTAAAATATGAATTCACTGTTCATCCTGGCGGTAATCACAACGAAATTGTAGTTCAATACTTTGGAACTGAAAAAATAACAAAGTCTAAATCAGGAAATATTATTATTGAATCTTCATTAGGTCAAATCATTGAACAAAAGCCTTATGTCTACCAAATAAAAAACGGGAAAATAATTGAAATTGATGGTGAGTTTAAAATAGAAGATGACAAAATGAGCTTCGAACTCGGAGATTATGATCAATCACTAGATTTAATAATAGATCCTGTTTTAATTTTCGCGACTTACAGTGGTTCTCCTTCTGATAACTTCGGAATGACCGCAACCTATTCCTATTCAGCTGAAGCATATAGTGGCGGCACTGTGTTTGGCAATGCATATCCAGCTCCATTTGCATCAGCTTTTGACATCAATGCAAATTTTCCATGGGCCATTGATCCATTTTTTGGTAGTGCTGGAAGCCTGAGCTACGGCATCACTGATGTTTTTCTTTCCAAATATTCTACTGATGGCACAACCATGATATGGACAAATTTTTTAGGCGGTGGTGACGAGTTTGCCGGAACCGAAACAGTACATAGTCTTATTTGTGACACCGCCAATAATGTTTATTTATATGGGGCTACATCCTCAACTGATTTTCCAATAATGAATGGATTTCAACCTACTCACTCTGGAGGAACAGCAGGATCAAATTATTATTATAATGGAGTGTACTATGGCAACCAAGGTACAGATATTTTTGTGTCAAAAATTAGTTCCGATGGTACTGCTCTCCTTGGTTCAACTTACATTGGAGGTACAGGTAATGATGGCATCAACTACAGAATTGGTGGTGGAACATACAACTCCGTAGCATCTTATGACTCTCTCACATCCAATTACGGAGATCAGTTCAGAGGTGAAATTATGCTTGATTCAAATAATAATGTATTAATTGCATCAAGTACTCGCTCAATTGATTTTCCGGTGTTGAATAGTTTTCAAAGCGCTAATGCCGGACAACAAGATGGTGTTCTTTTCAAGATTTCGAATGATTTCAATACCCTTCTTTGGTCAACTTATTTTGGTGGTTCACAAAATGACGCATGTTATTCTGTTAAAATTGATTCTTCTTATAATATACTGATTGCCGGAGGAACATCATCAACGAATATTCCTGGAACAGCAGGAGGATTAAACCCCGCATATCTGGGCGGTAAAACAGATGGATTTGTTGCAAAAATTACCCCTGATGGAACCACCTTAGTGCAATCAACCTATATTGGAACAAATGTTTATGATCAAACCATTTTTGTTGAAATTGATCGGTGGGATAATGTGTATATTGTAGGAAACACCAATGGGTCAATGCCGATCATTAATGCTGTCTTTTCTAATCCAAATAGTGGTCAGTTCATCATGAAAATTCAACCTGATTTAACATCTGTAATTTATTCTACTGTTTTCGGAAGCGGGTCAGGTGATCCTGATATATCACCTGCGGCGTTTCTAGTGGACGTATGCGGAAATGTATATGTTTCAGGATGGGGAGAACATCTAGTACAATTTTTTCCCCCAGGCGATTCACTCAAAAACATGCCAGTTACAGCAGATGCATTTCAACAATACCCACAAGATGGATTTGACTTCTATCTTTTCGTATTAGAACGTGATGCACAAAGTATGTTGTATGGTAGCTATCTAGGAGATGCTAATGCTCACGAACATGTTGATGGAGGTACATCAAGATTTGACAAATATGGGGTAGTTTATCAATCTGTATGTGGGGGCTGTGGAGGGTCAAGCACCTTTCCAACAACAGCAGGCGCATGGTCAAACGCAAATCTAAGTCCTAATTGTAATAACATCGTTTTCAAATTTGATTTTGAAATTGTACCCATTGCTGATTTTGAAATAAGTCAGTTAGAAGGTTGCGCGCCGTTGACGTTAGATTTGGATAACGAAAGTAATGATACCTTGAATTCAGTTTGGTCATTTCCGCCTGAGGCTATTGTATTGAGTGGCGGAGCTAATCCACAAATACTTTTTACTGATCCGGGTACGTACAATATTTATCTTTCTATCACAGATACTATTTGTAATTTAACTGATACCGCTCTCAAGGTTGTTACCGTGTATAATGCGTTACAACTTTCAATTCCTGATGATACGATAATTTGTTCATCATCTACATTTGATTTAGTGGCAAATTCTTACGGCACGGCAAGTGGTTTTATCTGGGATGATGATCCTGATTTTTCAAGTCCGCTGGCAAGTGGAATGGATTCTGTAATCACCGTATCTCCCGGCACTGAAACTACCTATTACGTTACCGCAACCAATGGCTGGCCACTGTGTAATATTATTGATTCAGTACAAGTATTTTTTGTTGAAGGTGCAGTTGATGTCATGGATGATACTACCATTTGTATTGGCACCAACGCTTTTCTTCACGCTGAAAATTTGGTGCCATCAGTGAACATGACATTTAATTGGTCACCAGACAGCGCACTGGCTTCTGAAAGTGGGAATACAGCTGTTGCTGATCCTACAGTATCAATGTATTATTATGTAACAGCAACTACTGATTTGGGTTGTACTTATACTGATTCGGTTTTTGTGAATGTGATCAATTTAAATTCATCTATGTTGAATGCAACAGCAACACCTGATACCATTCCTGAAGGAGGTACTTCAACCTTGCTTGTAACACCGGGAGGATATGCTTACTTATGGTTTCCACCAACCGGCCTGAGCAACCCAACCGGTCAAACAACTACTGCCACTGTTGATCAAACAACAACTTATGAGGTAACGGTGTTTGAAGGTACTTGTCAGGCAAAAACTACAGTCACCATTTATACCCGTGAATATGTTTGTGGTGATGTTTACATTTTTGTACCAAACGCATTTTCACCTAATGCAGATAACGTGAATGATAAATTGTATGTCCGCGGTGAAAATATTCTGGAAATGGAATTTAAAATTTTTAACCGCTGGGGTGAACTGGTTTTTGAAACCACTGATCAGTCAGTTGGCTGGGATGGTACATTTAAAGGTGAACTGGTGGATCCGGATGTATATGTATACCATCTCAAAGTAATTTGTTTTGATCAACAAGAAAATCTGATAAAAGGTAACATCACTCTGATGCGTTAA